The following coding sequences are from one Oceanidesulfovibrio indonesiensis window:
- a CDS encoding phosphotransferase, whose protein sequence is MIDKILNYWNLRPIRLRNDISLAGSPERCATRVAVEDERGAVLVLERLLPGQAQRRTAIARILDELANNGLARSLRYIPDHSGVHVVHHRSDHYMLAPLIHGGPPPRPALVRHGWRGRGMAEFLLEMEAAASSVPENLVNELGAPLDLSAYVASLSETLRLRRPAEHTRLSTSLKRLASFFDNWPCLPLRLSHGDFHPLNAVWSEDALTGVIDWEFMGRKPMLYDVANCVGCVGSEGPDALAADFVNGLIGTLNKAGWDLALLPETVAALRTGWLSEWLRRGDEDMIDLELAYMDLLTRNLDRLRIAWGAC, encoded by the coding sequence ATGATCGACAAGATACTCAACTATTGGAATCTTCGCCCAATCAGGCTCAGAAACGATATTTCCCTGGCCGGCAGCCCGGAGCGATGCGCCACGCGCGTGGCTGTGGAGGATGAACGCGGCGCGGTACTCGTTCTGGAGCGCCTCTTACCCGGGCAGGCACAACGGCGGACGGCCATCGCCCGGATACTCGACGAGCTCGCAAACAACGGGTTGGCCAGGTCCTTACGCTACATACCCGACCATTCGGGCGTTCATGTCGTTCACCACCGAAGCGATCACTACATGCTCGCGCCGCTCATTCACGGCGGTCCCCCGCCCAGGCCGGCCCTCGTGCGCCATGGCTGGCGGGGGCGAGGCATGGCGGAGTTTCTGCTGGAAATGGAGGCGGCGGCATCGTCCGTTCCCGAAAACCTCGTGAACGAGCTCGGCGCGCCGCTCGATCTGTCGGCATACGTCGCTTCCCTGTCGGAAACGCTCCGGCTGCGCAGACCGGCCGAACATACGCGGCTCAGCACATCGTTGAAACGTCTCGCCTCGTTTTTCGACAATTGGCCTTGCCTGCCCCTGCGCCTGAGCCACGGCGACTTCCACCCGCTCAATGCGGTCTGGTCCGAAGACGCCCTGACCGGCGTGATCGATTGGGAGTTCATGGGCCGCAAGCCCATGCTCTACGACGTGGCCAACTGCGTAGGATGCGTGGGCAGCGAGGGACCGGACGCGCTGGCGGCCGACTTCGTCAACGGGCTGATCGGGACCTTGAACAAAGCAGGATGGGATCTGGCTCTGCTTCCGGAAACCGTGGCCGCCCTGCGTACGGGGTGGCTTTCCGAATGGCTGCGTCGTGGCGACGAGGACATGATCGACCTGGAGCTTGCCTACATGGATCTGCTCACCCGCAACCTGGACCGTTTGCGTATAGCCTGGGGTGCATGCTGA
- a CDS encoding MATE family efflux transporter, translating into MFAIARRRWSAQNGYREVLVVGLPLVASLGAATVMQFTDRIFLSRYSMDSIAAVVPAWTAWFTLLAFFFGICVYTNVFVAQYTGARQPGRVGAALWQGVYVALGAGLVMGACAFVAEPLFHMVGHPPNVAAQEATYFRILCLGAVFVLLMETFSCFYSGRGITRPVMVANMAGAALNIPLDYALIFGWGPFPELGIAGAAIASVCAAAFTAGLFGWWIFTRHNEKQYAVRSAWRPDRILLARLVRFGLPGGVEFFLEISAITFFIFIVGRIGTVELAASNIVFAVNTLGFLPMVGLHIAVSSLVGQAVGRGEPEDGAQATGSALHMALLWSLAMIAIYIFAPRVIMDWFRPIGTSDAEWAAIVSMGVVLLRFVALYCLFDTVAVIYFGALKGAGDILFVMRAIGTIAVFGLAIPAWLVLEVLHAGLIAAWIVVSVYVVLLGAAGWLRFRQGGWRSMRVIESAPVEEPSSGTPSG; encoded by the coding sequence GTGTTCGCTATAGCAAGACGCCGCTGGTCGGCGCAGAATGGATACCGCGAGGTGCTCGTGGTGGGATTGCCGTTGGTGGCCAGCCTTGGCGCCGCAACGGTGATGCAGTTCACGGACCGCATTTTTTTGAGCCGCTACTCCATGGATTCCATCGCCGCGGTGGTGCCGGCCTGGACAGCCTGGTTCACGTTGCTGGCTTTTTTCTTCGGCATCTGCGTGTACACAAACGTGTTCGTGGCGCAGTACACCGGGGCCCGCCAGCCGGGGCGCGTTGGTGCTGCGCTGTGGCAGGGCGTGTATGTGGCGCTGGGAGCCGGCCTGGTAATGGGTGCGTGCGCGTTCGTGGCAGAACCGCTTTTCCACATGGTCGGCCACCCGCCGAACGTGGCGGCGCAGGAAGCCACGTACTTTCGCATCCTCTGCCTGGGCGCGGTCTTCGTGCTGCTCATGGAGACGTTCTCCTGCTTCTACTCGGGCCGGGGCATTACCCGCCCTGTGATGGTGGCGAACATGGCGGGCGCAGCTCTGAATATCCCTCTGGACTACGCGCTCATATTCGGCTGGGGACCGTTTCCCGAACTGGGAATAGCCGGCGCGGCCATCGCTTCGGTCTGCGCGGCGGCGTTCACGGCAGGGCTTTTCGGCTGGTGGATTTTTACGCGGCACAACGAGAAGCAGTACGCGGTTCGCTCTGCCTGGCGGCCGGACCGCATATTGCTGGCGCGTCTTGTCCGTTTCGGCCTTCCGGGCGGTGTGGAGTTTTTCCTGGAGATATCGGCGATCACTTTCTTCATATTCATCGTGGGCAGAATCGGCACGGTGGAGCTTGCCGCCTCCAACATCGTCTTCGCCGTGAACACACTGGGCTTTCTGCCAATGGTGGGCCTGCACATCGCTGTATCCAGCCTGGTGGGCCAGGCCGTGGGCCGCGGCGAGCCCGAGGACGGCGCCCAGGCCACAGGCAGCGCCCTGCATATGGCGCTGCTCTGGAGTCTGGCCATGATCGCGATATACATCTTTGCCCCGCGTGTGATCATGGACTGGTTCCGGCCCATCGGGACAAGCGATGCCGAATGGGCGGCCATTGTCTCCATGGGCGTGGTGCTCCTGCGCTTCGTGGCCCTGTACTGCCTGTTCGACACGGTGGCGGTCATCTATTTCGGCGCGCTCAAAGGCGCGGGCGACATTCTGTTCGTGATGCGCGCCATCGGCACCATCGCAGTATTCGGGCTGGCGATTCCCGCGTGGCTGGTGCTGGAGGTGTTGCATGCCGGACTGATCGCGGCGTGGATCGTGGTGTCTGTGTACGTGGTGTTGCTGGGCGCCGCGGGGTGGCTGCGCTTTCGGCAGGGTGGCTGGCGTTCCATGCGGGTCATCGAGTCGGCTCCTGTCGAGGAGCCATCTTCCGGGACGCCGAGCGGGTGA
- a CDS encoding sensor histidine kinase yields MPKDRRHFSDEGFLANLDQPPFTDLIVGALLGFFVLHPTAMVLVGQDVSLQTIVASIGTSLSAYFAFIGMMTGFAGGMLRYQLKKQNRKLAKANEKLSAAVTERESLLRIISHDITNAMVSASAALTIVERRAHTTQMSCRNSADFVEIASEAQETLANAQQLLDFTKRMLAIQSGKMVMQLERLDLRPIVTSAAALYKEKAEAKRLEMDVHLPDADVFCAVEPVVLRNTVFGNLISNAVKFSLPGRTVRIELTRRNGRAYFSVTNIGPCIPDNLADRIFSPEACTTRPGTCGEQGTGFGLPLVAQFAEMMQGTVWVESVCEEGAPDLENGDVCRTTFTVDLPTA; encoded by the coding sequence ATGCCAAAAGATCGACGACATTTCTCGGATGAAGGCTTTCTCGCCAACCTGGACCAACCGCCGTTCACCGACCTCATCGTCGGCGCGTTGCTCGGTTTCTTCGTTCTCCATCCGACAGCGATGGTGCTTGTCGGGCAGGATGTCTCGCTGCAAACCATCGTGGCTTCCATCGGCACGTCGCTCAGCGCCTACTTCGCTTTCATCGGAATGATGACGGGATTTGCCGGCGGCATGCTGCGCTACCAGCTCAAAAAGCAGAACCGCAAGCTCGCCAAGGCGAACGAAAAGCTGAGCGCCGCCGTGACGGAGCGGGAAAGCCTGCTGCGGATCATCTCCCACGACATCACCAACGCCATGGTCTCGGCTTCGGCCGCCCTCACCATTGTGGAACGCCGCGCCCATACCACGCAGATGTCCTGCCGGAATTCGGCGGACTTCGTCGAAATTGCGTCCGAAGCGCAGGAAACGCTCGCCAATGCGCAGCAGCTTCTGGACTTCACCAAACGCATGCTGGCCATTCAGAGCGGCAAGATGGTCATGCAGCTGGAACGCCTGGATCTGCGGCCCATCGTGACGAGCGCCGCCGCACTCTACAAAGAGAAGGCCGAGGCCAAGCGCCTCGAAATGGACGTGCATTTACCGGATGCGGACGTCTTCTGCGCGGTGGAACCCGTGGTGTTGCGCAACACCGTGTTCGGCAACCTCATCTCCAACGCGGTGAAGTTTTCCCTGCCCGGCAGGACGGTGCGCATCGAACTGACCAGGCGAAACGGCCGCGCCTACTTCAGCGTGACCAACATCGGTCCCTGTATTCCGGACAACCTTGCCGATCGAATATTTTCTCCGGAGGCGTGCACCACCCGCCCCGGCACATGCGGTGAGCAGGGAACAGGCTTCGGTCTGCCGCTCGTCGCGCAGTTTGCGGAAATGATGCAGGGAACGGTATGGGTCGAGAGCGTCTGCGAAGAGGGAGCCCCCGACCTGGAAAACGGGGACGTGTGCCGGACCACCTTCACGGTAGATCTGCCCACGGCATGA
- a CDS encoding biliverdin-producing heme oxygenase produces MNHPFMSRLRDSIQDLHDQAQDTAPLDAILSRSITQPEYTAVLGRLYGFTVPLETLLDRSLRGFELNHPYSDLMRAPDLYKDLIYFGVTGNELRNMPQARLPSTLELPAALGMLYLMEGSRLGGIIIARNLEDCLGLGPDCGTAYFSSYGKDPHALKDDFDRQLVSWVAMTREDDAVINGARDGFAALIAWMNAMERSH; encoded by the coding sequence GTGAATCATCCCTTCATGAGCCGTCTGCGGGACTCCATCCAGGACTTGCACGATCAAGCCCAGGACACCGCACCGCTGGATGCAATCCTGAGCCGAAGCATTACGCAGCCTGAGTACACTGCCGTCCTCGGCAGGCTTTACGGATTCACCGTCCCCCTGGAAACGCTGCTGGACCGCAGCCTACGGGGATTCGAGCTCAACCACCCGTATTCAGACCTCATGCGCGCCCCGGATCTGTACAAGGATCTGATTTACTTCGGCGTCACCGGCAACGAGCTCAGAAACATGCCGCAGGCCCGGCTGCCCTCCACCCTGGAACTGCCCGCTGCGCTCGGCATGCTGTATCTCATGGAAGGTTCGCGGCTGGGAGGCATCATCATCGCACGCAACCTGGAAGACTGCCTCGGCCTCGGCCCCGATTGCGGCACAGCCTACTTTTCCTCATACGGGAAGGATCCGCACGCGCTCAAGGACGACTTCGACAGGCAACTCGTCTCCTGGGTCGCCATGACACGCGAAGACGACGCCGTGATCAATGGCGCCCGGGACGGCTTCGCCGCATTGATCGCCTGGATGAACGCCATGGAGCGCTCCCACTGA